The proteins below are encoded in one region of Lactuca sativa cultivar Salinas chromosome 3, Lsat_Salinas_v11, whole genome shotgun sequence:
- the LOC128132947 gene encoding uncharacterized mitochondrial protein AtMg00810-like: protein MTMFLELQVNQNSTGILLHQAKYVDDILEKFGFTDAKPASTPIAEGPLLTPDTDGETVDQTHYKSMIGSLMYLTTSRPDIINYGGCELNRKSTSGGCQFLGDRLVLWQCKKQHTISTSTAEVEYVAASA, encoded by the exons atgaccatgtttctggaGCTTCAGGTCAAtcagaattcaaccggaatcctgctccaCCAAGCAAAGTATGTTGacgatattcttgagaagtttggaTTTACAGACGCAAAGCCTGCATCGACTCCCATAGCTGAAGGACCCCTGCTGACTCCAGATACTGATGGTGAAACCGTAGATCAAACTCACTACAAATCgatgattggttccttgatgtatCTCACTACAAGTCgtcctgacatcat taattacgGAGGCTGTGAGCTTAACAGGAAATCCACATCAGGAGGGTGTCAGTTCCTTGGTGATAGACTGGTGTTGTggcaatgcaagaaacaacatacaatatcTACTTCTACAGCAGAAGTGGAATATGTTGCTGCATCGGCGTGa